A genomic stretch from Gopherus flavomarginatus isolate rGopFla2 chromosome 3, rGopFla2.mat.asm, whole genome shotgun sequence includes:
- the LOC127047554 gene encoding zinc finger and SCAN domain-containing protein 20-like has protein sequence MHTPLPWAQLTPPLNAPGILKIPFLFAQPGVECNQSFNQSATMPPRPKRAPAWNNSELQDLISVWSEEAVQAQLRSRRRNYDTYGQISQSLLRRGHERDALQCRVKIKELRSAYCKAREGNRRSGAAPTTCRFYKELDAILGCDPTANPRTTMESSEQGEVGDGVEEADSEATGMEGDTSESQEACSQELFSSQEEASQSQQQEVAGEEETEECAWVTLTNAARSPASRRLQILRRNPRKSKEELIKAVMNHYNRESRKTQE, from the exons atgcacactccactgccctgggctcagctgacccctcctttaaatgccccgggaattttaaaaatccccttcctgtttgctcagccaggtgtggagtgcaatcaatcattcaatcaatcagcgaccatgcctccacgccccaaacgagccccagcatggaacaattcagagctgcaggacctcatcagtgtttggagtgaggaggctgtgcaagcacagctgcgctccagaaggagaaattatgatacctatgggcagatatcgcagtccttgctgagaaggggccatgaacgggacgcgttgcagtgcagggtcaaaataaaagagctgaggagtgcttactgcaaagcccgtgagggaaatcgccgctcaggagctgcccccacaacctgccgtttttacaaggagctggatgccatacttgggtgtgaccccactgccaatccgaggaccacgatggagagttcagagcagggagaagtgggggatggtgtagaggaagccgacagtgaggctactggcatggagggagacacctcggagtcccaggaggcatgcagccaagagctcttctcaagccaggaggaggctagccagtcacagcagcaggaagttgctggtgaggaagaaactgaggagtgtgcttggg tgaccttgactaatgcagccagatcaccggcctcacgtcgcttgcagatcttgagaagaaatcccagaaaatcaaaagaagaattgatcaaagcagttatgaatcactacaacagagaaagtaggaagacacaggaatag